The Stomoxys calcitrans unplaced genomic scaffold, idStoCalc2.1 SCAFFOLD_86, whole genome shotgun sequence genome includes a region encoding these proteins:
- the LOC106095225 gene encoding uncharacterized protein LOC106095225 produces the protein MRSILGSITVFQIIAWFGALSDADTEFACAIREGIFIDVFTLKHGVENLQADVDDMYKNTKTQIKILEELQQQQNHVIYNTCDKVTTQITETFKQYNGMEGHLDHTLKEIQDEQSAIFDKIEQLQDQAEHCFQTYVHDVMAKTFEGVKNKVDKFEEQLVNFELMKESVHKQRQAKWQILMSGENFKMVQSINERLSQNLQKIKDYENFLLSFQNITDFVNSLATKRNSKYDILLKTAKLQMKNW, from the exons atgagaagtatttTGGGTAGTATTActgttttccaaataatcgcTTGGTTTGGTGCTCTATCCGACGCAGATACAGAGTTTGCATGTGCAATTAGAGAGGGAATTTTCATTGATGTTTTCACTTTAAAACATGgtgttgaaaatttgcaagcCGATGTGGATGATATGTACAAAAA CACAAAAacccaaataaaaattttggaggAACTTCAACAGCAACAAAATCACGTCATTTATAATACATGTGATAAAGTGACAACTCAAATCACTGAAACCTTCAAACAATACAATGGTATGGAGGGCCACCTAGACCACACATTGAAGGAAATTCAAGATGAGCAAAGTGCAATATTTGATAAAATAGAGCAACTTCAAGATCAAGCGGAACATTGCTTTCAAACATACGTACATGATGTCATGGCgaaaacatttgaaggagttaaaAACAAGGTCGATAAATTTGAAGAGCAATTGGTTAATTTTGAATTAATGAAAGAATCAGTCCATAAACAAAGGCAAGCCAAATGGCAAATATTAATGAGTggggaaaactttaaaatggtaCAGTCTATAAACGAAAGGTTATCCCAAAATCTACAGAAAATAAAAGACTATGAAAATTTCTTACTCAGCTTTCAAAATATAACAGATTTTGTAAATAGTTTGGCTACAAAAAGGAATTCCAAATATGATATATTGTTAAAAACGGCCAAACTTCAAATGAagaattggtaa